A genome region from Geoanaerobacter pelophilus includes the following:
- a CDS encoding STAS domain-containing protein has translation MAGQLEFPEEFYIANVTEMAEKLVAALQENQDLVLDLTRVERIDSAGIQVLISARKEAECLGANLSFKLSDAVSSFASRIGITL, from the coding sequence ATGGCGGGACAACTGGAGTTTCCTGAGGAATTCTACATCGCGAATGTAACGGAGATGGCGGAAAAGTTAGTGGCGGCGCTGCAGGAAAACCAGGATCTGGTACTTGATCTGACACGGGTGGAGCGGATCGATTCCGCAGGAATTCAGGTTCTCATCAGCGCCCGTAAAGAGGCGGAGTGTCTCGGGGCGAATCTGAGCTTCAAGCTGTCTGACGCAGTCAGCAGCTTTGCATCAAGGATAGGGATAACTTTGTGA
- a CDS encoding response regulator: MARMILTVDDAASVRQMVSFVLKQNGFDVIEAVDGQDALRKLSGGEKVDMIITDLNMPNLDGIGLIKGARTLPACKFIPIVMLTTESNDAKKQEGKAAGASGWIVKPFKPEQLLAVVKKVLL; this comes from the coding sequence ATGGCCCGAATGATTTTGACCGTTGATGATGCTGCCAGCGTGCGACAGATGGTCAGTTTCGTCCTCAAGCAGAATGGCTTTGATGTCATTGAAGCTGTGGACGGCCAGGATGCCCTCCGTAAGCTTTCAGGGGGGGAGAAGGTGGACATGATCATCACCGACCTGAATATGCCCAACCTTGACGGCATCGGGCTTATAAAGGGGGCGCGAACGCTGCCTGCCTGCAAATTCATCCCGATCGTCATGCTGACCACTGAATCGAATGATGCCAAGAAACAGGAAGGAAAGGCGGCTGGTGCCAGCGGCTGGATAGTCAAACCGTTCAAGCCGGAACAACTGCTCGCCGTGGTTAAAAAGGTACTGTTGTGA
- a CDS encoding Os1348 family NHLP clan protein — protein MSQDAVERFLGRIATDEKFRGQAKLSVSMACVNEGLVVSEEEMSALKRIDFILFELISHTIDDSIKRC, from the coding sequence ATGTCACAGGATGCTGTTGAGCGTTTTTTGGGCCGAATTGCTACTGATGAGAAATTCAGGGGACAGGCGAAACTCTCCGTATCTATGGCGTGCGTCAACGAGGGGCTTGTGGTTTCCGAGGAGGAGATGTCAGCCCTCAAGCGTATCGATTTCATCCTGTTTGAGCTGATTTCCCATACTATCGACGATTCAATAAAGCGCTGTTGA